The following are encoded together in the Pygocentrus nattereri isolate fPygNat1 chromosome 15, fPygNat1.pri, whole genome shotgun sequence genome:
- the foxq2 gene encoding forkhead box Q2, which yields MENNSACSNGREQLGLRFTIDYLLYNKGHKTGQEESKESESKTAVPQTTLDDQISGAQNGTVAVQENGVDRADEQEEQTANEKTELPTKTLSQEQKPTESYIALISMAILASKERKLLLSDIYQWIMDQYPYFKSKDKNWRNSVRHNLSLNECFIKAGRSDNGKGHFWAIHPANFHDFSNGDYHRHQARRRNRRVTARLPFTLPTSYQPFSRMKGMPCWCCPHSRPLPCLTTREYWSWTAFQ from the exons ATGGAGAACAACAGTGCCTGCAGCAATGGACGGGAGCAGCTAGGACTTCGTTTTACCATCGACTACCTGTTGTACAACAAAGGTCACAAGACTGGACAAGAGGAATCGAAGGAGAGTGAATCAAAGACGGCAGTTCCTCAAACCACTCTTGATGACCAAATTAGTGGAGCTCAGAATGGAACAGTGGCTGTGCAGGAGAATGGAGTGGACAGAGCAGATGAGCAAGAAGAACAGACTGCAAATGAAAAGACAGAGTTGCCCACCAAAACATTGAGCCAAGAGCAAAAACCCACTGAGTCCTACATCGCCCTCATTTCCATGGCCATCCTGGCCTCCAAAGAGAGGAAACTTCTGCTGTCTGATATCTACCAGTGGATCATGGATCAATATCCTTACTTCAAGAGCAAG GACAAGAACTGGAGGAACAGCGTCAGGCACAACCTCTCCCTCAATGAGTGCTTTATCAAGGCTGGACGCAGCGATAACGGCAAGGGTCACTTCTGGGCCATTCACCCAGCCAACTTCCACGACTTCTCTAACGGAGACTACCACCGACACCAGGCCAGAAGGAGAAACCGCAGAGTGACAGCACGACTCCCCTTCACCCTGCCCACCTCCTACCAGCCCTTCAGCCGCATGAAGGGGATGCCCTGCTGGTGCTGCCCGCATTCCCGGCCCCTTCCATGCCTTACAACCAGAGAGTACTGGAGCTGGACAGCATTCCAATGA
- the si:ch211-129c21.1 gene encoding semaphorin-4E isoform X2 produces the protein MLMREDLGLLIVGAREAIYALDIKNISFVQAEVRWQVTQAKQDECTYKGKHPDIDCRNYIRTLHQISEDVMYVCGTNAFNPICDTLVYADGQLKLEGKQEEGKGKCPFDPSQRYSSVVVDGDLYSATVLNFLGSEPVILRSSQTVLRTESSWLNEPNFVYMDVVPESMDSPEGDDDKIYIFFSENAVEYDFYNKLIVSRVAQVCKGDRGGQRTLQRRWTSFLKASLECPVSGNILPFVVQDVFQVRDSNWRNSVFYAIFTSQSASNYKSSAVCAYSVLDINEVFSHGKYKTPVTVEASHVKWIMYTGDPPVPRPGACINNAARDSKIQSSLDLPDKTLQFIRDRPLMDDIVKPLTGEPLLVRRGISFTRIVVDCAVALDGKRYPVMFIGTDNGFVQKAVNYNGEMHIIEELQLFKSPEAISVLRLSSSTFQLFAGTASGVVQIPLADCSRYSSCLDCVLARDPYCAWDLRARHCTTFSSQMKDVDFLQSLKEGNASRCPDPVPVMPKNRTLVLGNNVKLPCQQDSSLAQVNWQFDEKPLNPSSKKYSIYNDGLVIYNASASDAGRYTCESVEHVVSRQYHRTLAVYELRLVSDEGDKDRILVGIVTKKPHTSTAVPNVYPGSPQHLNTESSWVAMKVALAVVSVMMAALLMWNLYMGHLQLQMCCRQQHKLPSHCDSATCALHQDTASNSTEPQAELYLSAKSNHRNGNNVGSLKYTMDESEI, from the exons ATGCTGATGAGGGAGGACCTGGGTCTGCTGATAGTGGGAGCCAGAGAAGCCATCTATGCGCTTGACATCAAAAACATCTCTTTTGTCCAGGCTGAG GTAAGGTGGCAGGTCACGCAGGCAAAGCAGGACGAGTGCACCTACAAAGGAAAGCATCCTGAT ATTGATTGTCGGAACTACATAAGGACGCTGCACCAGATCAGTGAAGATGTCATGTATGTTTGTGGCACAAATGCTTTCAACCCCATCTGTGATACTCTT GTTTATGCTGACGGACAGCTGAAACTGGAGGGAAAACAGGAGGAGGGGAAGGGCAAATGTCCCTTTGATCCCTCTCAGAGGTACTCGTCCGTCGTGGTTG ATGGAGACTTGTACTCTGCGACTGTCCTTAATTTCCTGGGCTCCGAGCCAGTCATCCTTCGCAGCTCTCAGACCGTCCTGCGCACTGAAAGCTCCTGGCTCAATG AGCCCAACTTTGTCTACATGGATGTGGTCCCAGAGAGTATGGACAGTCCTGAAGGGGATGATGACAAGATCTACATATTCTTCAGTGAAAATGCAGTAGAATATGATTTCTACAACAAGCTCATAGTGTCACGAGTTGCTCAGGTCTGCAAG GGTGATCGGGGTGGTCAGAGGACCTTGCAAAGGAGATGGACCTCTTTCCTTAAGGCCAGTCTGGAATGCCCGGTGTCTGGGAACATTCTGCCATTTGTTGTACAAGATGTCTTCCAGGTTCGCGACAGCAACTGGAGGAACAGTGTTTTTTACGCCATCTTTACTTCCCAGTC GGCCTCGAATTACAAGTCTTCAGCAGTGTGTGCGTACAGCGTGTTAGATATTAATGAGGTGTTCTCCCATGGAAAGTATAAAACGCCAGTAACAGTAGAGGCCTCTCATGTGAAGTGGATCATGTATACTGGAGACCCTCCTGTCCCTCGACCAGGAGCT TGCATCAACAATGCAGCAAGAGATTCAAAAATACAGAGCTCGTTGGACCTTCCTGACAAAACCCTCCAGTTCATTCGAGATCGACCGCTCATGGATGACATTGTGAAGCCCCTCACAGGCGAGCCACTGCTTGTCAGGAGAGGGATTTCATTCACTCGCATTGTTGTTGACTGCGCAGTTGCACTTGATGGAAAGCGTTACCCTGTCATGTTCATTGGCACAG ACAATGGCTTTGTGCAGAAAGCAGTGAACTACAATGGGGAGATGCACATCATTGAGGAATTACAACTGTTTAAAAGCCCAGAGGCAATCAGTGTCCTGCGTCTCTCCTCGAGCACG ttCCAGCTGTTTGCTGGTACAGCATCTGGTGTGGTGCAGATACCTTTGGCTGACTGCAGTCGCTACTCATCATGTCTGGACTGTGTTCTCGCCAGAGATCCTTACTGTGCCTGGGATCTGAGGGCTCGCCACTGCACCACTTTCTCCAGCCAAATGAAAGATGT tgattTCTTGCAAAGTTTAAAAGAGGGTAATGCTTCCCGCTGCCCTGACCCAG TCCCTGTGATGCCGAAGAACAGAACCCTTGTGCTGGGCAACAATGTCAAGTTGCCATGCCAGCAAGACTCCAGCCTGGCTCAGGTGAACTGGCAATTTGATGAAAAGCCGCTCAACCCTTCTAGCAAGAAGTACAGCATCTATAACGATGGCCTCGTCATCTATAATGCTTCAGCCTCTGACGCAGGCCGCTATACCTGCGAGTCAGTGGAGCACGTAGTCAGTAGACAATACCACAGGACGCTGGCCGTTTATGAACTACGCCTTGTGTCAGATGAAGGTGATAAAGACCGTATTTTAGTTGGCATAGTCACAAAAAAACCTCATACATCAACTGCTGTTCCAAATGTGTATCCAGGATCTCCACAACATCTGAACACTGAGAGCAGCTGGGTGGCCATGAAGGTTGCTCTGGCTGTGGTGTCGGTGATGATGGCAGCATTGCTGATGTGGAACCTGTACATGGGCCATCTGCAGCTGCAGATGTGCTGCAGGCAGCAGCACAAGCTGCCATCTCATTGTGACTCTGCTACATGTGCATTGCACCAGGACACTGCCTCAAACAGTACTGAACCACAAGCTGAACTGTATCTCAGTGCAAAAAGTAATCATAGGAATGGGAATAATGTGGGATCTTTAAAGTACACCATGGACGAGTCAGAGATTTAA
- the si:ch211-129c21.1 gene encoding semaphorin-4E isoform X1, producing the protein MSSSLLTPNVLCGLMLAYALTVLCTPDCTPRKSVPYESSHFKVFRKEGIWNYSSMLMREDLGLLIVGAREAIYALDIKNISFVQAEVRWQVTQAKQDECTYKGKHPDIDCRNYIRTLHQISEDVMYVCGTNAFNPICDTLVYADGQLKLEGKQEEGKGKCPFDPSQRYSSVVVDGDLYSATVLNFLGSEPVILRSSQTVLRTESSWLNEPNFVYMDVVPESMDSPEGDDDKIYIFFSENAVEYDFYNKLIVSRVAQVCKGDRGGQRTLQRRWTSFLKASLECPVSGNILPFVVQDVFQVRDSNWRNSVFYAIFTSQSASNYKSSAVCAYSVLDINEVFSHGKYKTPVTVEASHVKWIMYTGDPPVPRPGACINNAARDSKIQSSLDLPDKTLQFIRDRPLMDDIVKPLTGEPLLVRRGISFTRIVVDCAVALDGKRYPVMFIGTDNGFVQKAVNYNGEMHIIEELQLFKSPEAISVLRLSSSTFQLFAGTASGVVQIPLADCSRYSSCLDCVLARDPYCAWDLRARHCTTFSSQMKDVDFLQSLKEGNASRCPDPVPVMPKNRTLVLGNNVKLPCQQDSSLAQVNWQFDEKPLNPSSKKYSIYNDGLVIYNASASDAGRYTCESVEHVVSRQYHRTLAVYELRLVSDEGDKDRILVGIVTKKPHTSTAVPNVYPGSPQHLNTESSWVAMKVALAVVSVMMAALLMWNLYMGHLQLQMCCRQQHKLPSHCDSATCALHQDTASNSTEPQAELYLSAKSNHRNGNNVGSLKYTMDESEI; encoded by the exons atgtcctcttctctcctcaccCCAAACGTCCTCTGTGGCTTGATGCTTGCCTATGCCCTCACTGTCCTCTGTACACCAGACTGCACTCCTCGAAAAAGTGTCCCATATGAAA GTAGCCATTTTAAAGTGTTCAGGAAGGAAGGTATTTGGAATTACTCCTCCATGCTGATGAGGGAGGACCTGGGTCTGCTGATAGTGGGAGCCAGAGAAGCCATCTATGCGCTTGACATCAAAAACATCTCTTTTGTCCAGGCTGAG GTAAGGTGGCAGGTCACGCAGGCAAAGCAGGACGAGTGCACCTACAAAGGAAAGCATCCTGAT ATTGATTGTCGGAACTACATAAGGACGCTGCACCAGATCAGTGAAGATGTCATGTATGTTTGTGGCACAAATGCTTTCAACCCCATCTGTGATACTCTT GTTTATGCTGACGGACAGCTGAAACTGGAGGGAAAACAGGAGGAGGGGAAGGGCAAATGTCCCTTTGATCCCTCTCAGAGGTACTCGTCCGTCGTGGTTG ATGGAGACTTGTACTCTGCGACTGTCCTTAATTTCCTGGGCTCCGAGCCAGTCATCCTTCGCAGCTCTCAGACCGTCCTGCGCACTGAAAGCTCCTGGCTCAATG AGCCCAACTTTGTCTACATGGATGTGGTCCCAGAGAGTATGGACAGTCCTGAAGGGGATGATGACAAGATCTACATATTCTTCAGTGAAAATGCAGTAGAATATGATTTCTACAACAAGCTCATAGTGTCACGAGTTGCTCAGGTCTGCAAG GGTGATCGGGGTGGTCAGAGGACCTTGCAAAGGAGATGGACCTCTTTCCTTAAGGCCAGTCTGGAATGCCCGGTGTCTGGGAACATTCTGCCATTTGTTGTACAAGATGTCTTCCAGGTTCGCGACAGCAACTGGAGGAACAGTGTTTTTTACGCCATCTTTACTTCCCAGTC GGCCTCGAATTACAAGTCTTCAGCAGTGTGTGCGTACAGCGTGTTAGATATTAATGAGGTGTTCTCCCATGGAAAGTATAAAACGCCAGTAACAGTAGAGGCCTCTCATGTGAAGTGGATCATGTATACTGGAGACCCTCCTGTCCCTCGACCAGGAGCT TGCATCAACAATGCAGCAAGAGATTCAAAAATACAGAGCTCGTTGGACCTTCCTGACAAAACCCTCCAGTTCATTCGAGATCGACCGCTCATGGATGACATTGTGAAGCCCCTCACAGGCGAGCCACTGCTTGTCAGGAGAGGGATTTCATTCACTCGCATTGTTGTTGACTGCGCAGTTGCACTTGATGGAAAGCGTTACCCTGTCATGTTCATTGGCACAG ACAATGGCTTTGTGCAGAAAGCAGTGAACTACAATGGGGAGATGCACATCATTGAGGAATTACAACTGTTTAAAAGCCCAGAGGCAATCAGTGTCCTGCGTCTCTCCTCGAGCACG ttCCAGCTGTTTGCTGGTACAGCATCTGGTGTGGTGCAGATACCTTTGGCTGACTGCAGTCGCTACTCATCATGTCTGGACTGTGTTCTCGCCAGAGATCCTTACTGTGCCTGGGATCTGAGGGCTCGCCACTGCACCACTTTCTCCAGCCAAATGAAAGATGT tgattTCTTGCAAAGTTTAAAAGAGGGTAATGCTTCCCGCTGCCCTGACCCAG TCCCTGTGATGCCGAAGAACAGAACCCTTGTGCTGGGCAACAATGTCAAGTTGCCATGCCAGCAAGACTCCAGCCTGGCTCAGGTGAACTGGCAATTTGATGAAAAGCCGCTCAACCCTTCTAGCAAGAAGTACAGCATCTATAACGATGGCCTCGTCATCTATAATGCTTCAGCCTCTGACGCAGGCCGCTATACCTGCGAGTCAGTGGAGCACGTAGTCAGTAGACAATACCACAGGACGCTGGCCGTTTATGAACTACGCCTTGTGTCAGATGAAGGTGATAAAGACCGTATTTTAGTTGGCATAGTCACAAAAAAACCTCATACATCAACTGCTGTTCCAAATGTGTATCCAGGATCTCCACAACATCTGAACACTGAGAGCAGCTGGGTGGCCATGAAGGTTGCTCTGGCTGTGGTGTCGGTGATGATGGCAGCATTGCTGATGTGGAACCTGTACATGGGCCATCTGCAGCTGCAGATGTGCTGCAGGCAGCAGCACAAGCTGCCATCTCATTGTGACTCTGCTACATGTGCATTGCACCAGGACACTGCCTCAAACAGTACTGAACCACAAGCTGAACTGTATCTCAGTGCAAAAAGTAATCATAGGAATGGGAATAATGTGGGATCTTTAAAGTACACCATGGACGAGTCAGAGATTTAA